TCTGGCTGGCAGCACCAGGACTTTTACTTACCCTCGCTTACTATTTCGCTGGTCTGCACCGCATCCGGCTAATGCCTGCCACGACCGCCGGCGCCGCACCGCCGGGAGCAACATGGTACCGCTCTGGCCGACTACTGGCCCTCAATATTGTAATGGGTCTGCGCGCATGGCCGCAGGCCGCTCTCCCGAATTTTTTACCGGTGTGGCTGGCTCAGCAAGGCCATTCACCAACCATTGCCGGCTCGCTGCTCACGATTTTTCTCCTCGGCGGGGCTCTGGGCAGTGTAGGCGGCGGCTATATAGGGGACAAACTGGGCCGAAAAGGTTGTATTATTGGTTCACTAGCCTTATGTCTGCCGGCTATGTACCTGTTTTTAACCAGCGTCGAACTCTCGCCGTTAACCTGGGCAGCTTTGTTTGTCAGCGGCGCTGCGCTGCAGGCGACCCTGCCTTCTTCCATTGTCTGGGCCCAGGACCTGCTCCCGTCTAATGCCGCCATGGCGTCAGGTATGATGCTGGGCCTATCCTTCGGCTTGGGTGGCGTGGGCGCCGCCGCCACCGGCGCGCTGGCCGACGTCATCGGTCTCAAACAAGCCCTGCTCTGGACAATAGCGCCGGTCACGCTGGCCATTATCCTCACCTATTTTATTCCCTCAACTCCGGCCGCCACTTTCACCGGCCGGAAAACCAGCACTCCCCGCTGGGAAAGTCAAAGTTAAACTTTCAATTCAATATTTCTTTAGGAAAAAACCGAAGGGCCAGGCCCTTCGGTTTTTCTTTGACAACGCTTTAACTTTTGGGGACGTACGTTTCGCAATCTGTATCAGCCGTCTTGGCCGCGTTGCGCCCAGTCACGGTAATACTATTCGCATGGCAGTAGTTGCCTGTTTCCCAAAACTTGCAATTGGCCACAAAACACTCTACATTAGGCGTGATCTGTTTACCATCGTACAGGCCGGCGGTTATGACGCCGCCCCAGTTAGCGTTATGCAGGGCACCAACCATATCGCCAATCGTTTTGCGGTGATGGAACGACTTGCAGCAAGTGTCGGCAGAAGTTTGGGAAGTGCCGGTTGTTTCGTTGTTATAAACGCTAATCTTGGCTGCCCCGCACTGATTGCCAGGCATATGATGGGTACATTGCTCAACGGTGCACTTAACAACCGGGTTGGACGTTGACATAAGACTAGATCACCCCTTTGTTTTTTCTTATTATTTGTAGCATAACCCCTTTTTTATCCGGGCAGTTTTTACCTAAATAGTAACAAGCGATGTCGCGGTTCGGCTATCGTAGCCACAAGCAGGACAGAACAAAAGATGGACGCATTGTTTGTTCGGCAGGCCGTAATTAAAACTGTCAACATCTAGATAAGGACTATACGGCCCAAGATAGTTTTCCAGTGCGCCGCCATCTACCATTTTGCCCCCGCAACGCGGGCATCGCTGATCAATATCCGCCATCCCATTGCACAACGGACATACAGTTTCCATAAAAACCTCCATTTTTGGTAACCCGCGTACCTTTGCAACCGTCGCCGCATATTTTATATTACAGAGGATCTTTACATGCGGAGGTGGCCCATGTGTTTCCCCTACCGAAGCAAACAAACGGAGCCAATCAGTTTTTCTTTTGGATAATTATGGGTCTTTTGGGCCTTTGGCTATTTAGCGGCCTAACCGCCTTCAAGCTATCCACCACGGCCCTGCTAACAATGCATTATATTATGGAAATTTCAAGCATCATTCTAGGGTTTATCATCTTTTTTATCACGTGGTACGGAACTAACCATAACGTGGGAATGCAAGCTTGCGCTATAAGCCTCGTCGCACTAAGTACGAGCATTTTTGAAATCGGCCACGTACTTGCCTATCCCGGTATGCCCGGGGTCACCGCTGAAACGCTTGAGCACCTGTGGATCACGTACTCGCTGGTCGCCCGCTTAATCTGGGGTTTTGGCCTGTTGTATACCATGACGCTCCCGGCGACAAACGGCACATTCGCCTATTATCCCAATAAGACACTCCTCTACTCTACCTTGCTCGTCGTCGCCGCCCTGATGGCCAACGTCAGTTTCAATAATACCTTATCGCCCAGCCTGTATATTGACCGCTATGACCATCCGCTTGCTGTTTTGGGCCGCGTTCTGGGTTTAGTTGCCGACGCCGCCGCCCTTATTATTCTGCGCCGCTACCACCCAAATCATGTGTCCCGCAACTTCCTGCAAATGGCCTTGGTTTTCAGCTTTCTTGCCGATTTGAGCTATCTTTTTTCCAACCAAACTCCCTTTGTTCTCAACGTATCGTCACACCTTTGCAAAGTTCTCAGCTACTATTACTTGCTGCGGGCAATCTTTGTCGTCGTAATTCAAAAACCCTATGAAGAGATAATGAAATTTAAGGATGAGATGGAAGAACTAGCCGCAAATAACGCCAAGCTATATCAAGAATCGGAGCAGCAACGCAACCTGATTGAGGATACATTGGCCAAGATCGGCACAATCATCTCTTCTCAGCTTAATCTTAAAGACACGCTTGATGCCATTGCCGATATGGTGGCCGACATGATGCGCGCCCGGCAGAGCTGTATTGCCCTGCTAACAAAAGACCATTCCGTTCTGCAAGTCGCCGCCACCTATGGCATCAACACACCGCCGGCAGTCATTCCTCTGCAGTCCAGTCTCGCCGGGCAAGTCCTTGAAAGCAAGACAGCATTATATATCGATGACTTGACACTTCACCCCGAACTCTTCCGGCCGCAGCTCATCTTTTCAAATATCCGTTCCATGATCTGCGCTCCGCTTGTCAATGACCGGGAAGTGATTGGCGTAATCGAGGCCTATAGCAGTGACAAAGCGGCTTTTACCGAACGGGATGCCCTGTTTCTCAAAGCGCTTGGTGCATACGCCGGTGCGGCCATTGCCAGCGCCATGCTTTATGAAGAAACCAAGCTGCGGCTGGACGAGGAGAAGTTTCTCTACCAAATCGCTCAGTCCGCCGCTTCTACCATTGACACAGATACCATAATGGCCCAATGCACCACTCATACCGTCAACGCGCTTAACGCCGATATGGGTATCGGCTTTCTGCTTGGCAGCAACGGGCGAATATTATCGGCCAAAGCAACGGTCGGCATCGACTGCACCATCACGGACGTTGAACTGGCAGCTTATCCAAAACTGGCCGAGTTAACTTCAACATTTAAGCCGGCTGCTACTACTATTGATGCTTTTCCCCTCCTGTCCCAATCATGCGATAAAAATACCATTAAACACCTGCTCATTTTGCCACTGTCGGTGGACCATCGCCTGTTAGGTGTTATCATCCTGGGTTGGCGGGGTTTTGTCGCTCCGGACCGGCTGGAACGGCTGCCTTTTGCGGCTCTTATGGCTCAACAAATCGCTTTGGGCCTCGAAAAAGCAAACTTGTATAATCAGGTTAAAGCCATGGCCCTTGCTGATGGGTTAACCGGTCTGGCCAACCGCCGCAATTTCGACCTGTTCTTAAAAGCCGAACTCCGTCGCTCATTCACTTTGAAGCGCCCTCTGAGTTTAATCATGTTTGACCTTGATAAATTCAAGCATTACAATGACACATATGGCCATCTTACCGGCGATAAACTGTTGGCCCAAATTGGCGAAATCCTTCGCCATAATGTAAGAAGCATCGACCTGCCGGCCCGGTATGGCGGAGAAGAGTTTAGTATTATCCTGCCGGAATGCACTAATGCCGAGGCGTTAGCCATAGCGGAAAAGCTGCGCCAGATCGTAGAGGAAACCCATTTCCCCGATAACCTCGGCGCCTTTACCGCCCGGATTACAGCCAGTCTAGGTGTAGCAACCTACGACCCTGCCATAACATCTGGCGGCGTTCCTGACATGGAAGACCTTATTGCTTGGGCCGACAAGGCTCTTTACCAGGCAAAACAGCAAGGACGCAACCGGGTATTCAACGCCCCCCTGGTCCAATAGCAAAATAGCGCTGACAGCTACTGCTCGCCCATGCTTTAGTCAGACACCCGGAAGGTCTGGTTCTGCCAGGTACTTCCGGGCCTATTTCAGGGTGGATCGTCACTTCTTAAAATAACAAGGCCTCCCGGGCAGTTCCGGGAGGTCTTCGATTTTCTTTAATGCCGTTCAGCTAAGAGTCAACGATCTTTTACTTAAGATTTTTAAAACTTAATATTGTATTTGTTAAGTTTTTGGTAAAATCCTGAGCGATGAATACCCAACAGTTTCGCTGCCTTGCTTTTATTGCCGCCGGCTTCTTCCAAAGCTTTATAAATTGCTTGTTTTTCCGTCTCTTGGAGTATGCCGGCTAAATCTTTGGCTTTTTCGTCCATATCCTTTGCTTTTTGTGACTTTCGCACTACCGGCGGCAAATGTTCAGGCAAAATATATGCCTCCTCGTCGATCAAATTTACCGCCCGTTCTAACACATTTTCCAGTTCTCGCACATTGCCAGGCCACGAATATTCCATAAGCAATTCCATAGCTTCCGGCGATACACCTTCGACCCAGTGTTGCATATGATGGTTTATTTTTTGTAACAGGGCTTTGCACAAGAAGGGAATATCTTCTCTGCGCTCCCGTAGTGGCGGGATGTGGAGAGAAACAATATTCAACCGGTAGTATAAGTCCTGGCGGAACTCTCCACGCTCAATCATGGCTTCCAGGTCGCGGTTGGTCGCGGCAATAACCCTGAAGTCTATTTTATTGGTTTTAGTACCTCCTACCCGCTCAATTTCATGTTCCTGCAACACCCTTAACAGTTTGGCCTGCATGGTAAAACTCATATCCCCGATTTCATCAAGGAAAATTGTACCGCCGTTGGCCAGTTCAAACTTTCCAGGCTTACCTCCTTTGCGCGCGCCAGTGAAGGCCCCTTCATCATAGCCAAACAGTTCTGCTTCCAGCAAGTTTTCCGGCAAAGCGGCGCAGTTTATCTTGATAAAAGGGCCATGGCACCGCGGGCTGGCATTGTGGATGGCGTGGGCGAACAATTCCTTGCCGGTCCCGCTTTCTCCTAAGATAAGCACAGTAGAATTGCCTTTAGCGGCCTTAAGGGCGATGGTTTTCAACCAGTCCATTTTATCACTGCTGCCAATAATACTTTCTATAGTATATTTTCCACCATGGACTTTGCGCAGCTCCTCTTTGTAGTATTCCAGTTCGGACTGGAGTGAGCTGAGTTTGCGGGCTAAAACTTTAAAATCTTTCACATCTTTGAACAATACTTTGCCTACCGCGCCAACTATTTCGCCATCCTGAACAATGGGCTTTCTGGTTACAACAACGGTATTACTGCCAATACGCTGCACTTCGCCAATTTCCGCTTTACCAGTCTGGGCAACAATATGCATCCGGGTATTTTGAATCACTTT
The sequence above is a segment of the Sporolituus thermophilus DSM 23256 genome. Coding sequences within it:
- a CDS encoding sigma 54-interacting transcriptional regulator: MRVRDLMSTNVVTLTPEMSLQQAAVIFHNSRIDGAPVVDANGKVVGLMTKSHLVAALAANNFDNRTVAEVMTTDVFTLPANATISELQQKNKIYKYGRFPVVDAENRPIGLITRTDLVKYLSERSTFLAEELKAVLDSVCNGVIVTNAEGVVTLFNPAAEYITGLNAEDVIGRFVEEVIPNSGLRRVLETGVAEFNQRQHIGRCQIITNRSPIFRDHKIIGSVAIFQDITELQSVAAELEDVKNLKSMLEAAIESIFEGFVAVDKNGYITMMNQAYGEFLGVDAKEVVGKHVTKVIQNTRMHIVAQTGKAEIGEVQRIGSNTVVVTRKPIVQDGEIVGAVGKVLFKDVKDFKVLARKLSSLQSELEYYKEELRKVHGGKYTIESIIGSSDKMDWLKTIALKAAKGNSTVLILGESGTGKELFAHAIHNASPRCHGPFIKINCAALPENLLEAELFGYDEGAFTGARKGGKPGKFELANGGTIFLDEIGDMSFTMQAKLLRVLQEHEIERVGGTKTNKIDFRVIAATNRDLEAMIERGEFRQDLYYRLNIVSLHIPPLRERREDIPFLCKALLQKINHHMQHWVEGVSPEAMELLMEYSWPGNVRELENVLERAVNLIDEEAYILPEHLPPVVRKSQKAKDMDEKAKDLAGILQETEKQAIYKALEEAGGNKSKAAKLLGIHRSGFYQKLNKYNIKF
- a CDS encoding MFS transporter translates to MGNLPHRQSASYVALLAAGHFLSDFYVTFLPGLLPVMIEKLGMSLTLSGLLVMVYSFASNIVQPICGYYIDKSGYTWLILLTIPVSAVFICLSGLAPSPAILFAFITLSGLASSLFHPLGSALLGKVSSEQNKGLAMAVFIGGGNFGVAAAPAIVIFFLMRYGPENLLWLAAPGLLLTLAYYFAGLHRIRLMPATTAGAAPPGATWYRSGRLLALNIVMGLRAWPQAALPNFLPVWLAQQGHSPTIAGSLLTIFLLGGALGSVGGGYIGDKLGRKGCIIGSLALCLPAMYLFLTSVELSPLTWAALFVSGAALQATLPSSIVWAQDLLPSNAAMASGMMLGLSFGLGGVGAAATGALADVIGLKQALLWTIAPVTLAIILTYFIPSTPAATFTGRKTSTPRWESQS
- a CDS encoding DUF1540 domain-containing protein produces the protein MSTSNPVVKCTVEQCTHHMPGNQCGAAKISVYNNETTGTSQTSADTCCKSFHHRKTIGDMVGALHNANWGGVITAGLYDGKQITPNVECFVANCKFWETGNYCHANSITVTGRNAAKTADTDCETYVPKS
- a CDS encoding diguanylate cyclase encodes the protein MFPLPKQTNGANQFFFWIIMGLLGLWLFSGLTAFKLSTTALLTMHYIMEISSIILGFIIFFITWYGTNHNVGMQACAISLVALSTSIFEIGHVLAYPGMPGVTAETLEHLWITYSLVARLIWGFGLLYTMTLPATNGTFAYYPNKTLLYSTLLVVAALMANVSFNNTLSPSLYIDRYDHPLAVLGRVLGLVADAAALIILRRYHPNHVSRNFLQMALVFSFLADLSYLFSNQTPFVLNVSSHLCKVLSYYYLLRAIFVVVIQKPYEEIMKFKDEMEELAANNAKLYQESEQQRNLIEDTLAKIGTIISSQLNLKDTLDAIADMVADMMRARQSCIALLTKDHSVLQVAATYGINTPPAVIPLQSSLAGQVLESKTALYIDDLTLHPELFRPQLIFSNIRSMICAPLVNDREVIGVIEAYSSDKAAFTERDALFLKALGAYAGAAIASAMLYEETKLRLDEEKFLYQIAQSAASTIDTDTIMAQCTTHTVNALNADMGIGFLLGSNGRILSAKATVGIDCTITDVELAAYPKLAELTSTFKPAATTIDAFPLLSQSCDKNTIKHLLILPLSVDHRLLGVIILGWRGFVAPDRLERLPFAALMAQQIALGLEKANLYNQVKAMALADGLTGLANRRNFDLFLKAELRRSFTLKRPLSLIMFDLDKFKHYNDTYGHLTGDKLLAQIGEILRHNVRSIDLPARYGGEEFSIILPECTNAEALAIAEKLRQIVEETHFPDNLGAFTARITASLGVATYDPAITSGGVPDMEDLIAWADKALYQAKQQGRNRVFNAPLVQ